GCATCGACGCCGTCGACCTGCCCGGCCTCACCCGTCCCGCCTCCGCCGACGGCCGAACGCCCGCCTACGCCAACATCCATGTCGCCGTACAGCGCCGGGACCGTCCGGCCGAACTCCTCGACCCGCAGCCCGGCGACGCGTCGTCCGCGACCTGGACCCTGGAGTGCACCGCGAGCGCCACGCCGGCCGGCACCGAGGTCGTGGGGCCGTATGTCCAGCACCGTCTGGGCCGGCGGTTCGTCTATCTGTCGTGGGGGACGGTCGACGAGGCGGGCGTCTTCACCATGTTCCGCCGCGCCAAGCTCATGCTCGACGCCGTCCCCGCCGACGTCCTCGCCGCCGCGGCACGCGAAGGACTGCTGGTCGGACGGCTCGGCCTGACCGACGCGCAGGGCGGGCCCCTGTGCGCACGGGTCGAACCCCCGCACATCGCCTGGACCGCCGCATCCGCCGGCCCGGGGGCCTCCTAGGGCGTGTCCGCGTCGGTGTTCTCCGCCACGCGCAGCCACTCGGTGCCGCCGACCAGGTACTCGTGGAGGGGACGGCCCCGGCTGCCGCTGGTGCGGAACGGCTTCCCGTGGTCGTCGATCCGTACGGTGCCCTGACGGCCGCCGCTGGACCACTGCAGCTCCACGTACCACTTCACGTCGTGGGCACGGACCCGGGCGGTGACGTACAGCACCTCGGGATCGGTCCGGCTGACCTTGTAGGGGACACCGCGCTGGCCGGCCCTCGGCACGATGACGGGGTGGGGGGCGTCGAGGTCCGTGGCGAACGACCTCGTCTCCACGCCGCCGCCGCAGCCCGACGACCCCAGGTAGGCGTACCAGGCCGGGGGCGCGCTCGAGTCGACCACACGGACGTGCAGGGACTCGATGACGACGGTGTCGTCCCCGGTGCCCTGAACGGTCAGCGCCACCCGCTGCCCGTCGGCGGCGACGGCTCCGTGCGCCTTCACCCAGCCCGGCACGTCCTGCCCCATCACCGGCGGCGAGACCTCGGCGGGCGGCCGGGCGCTCAGGTACTTCCCCTCGCACTGCGGGTCTTCCCACGCATAGGTGCGGGTGCTCACCGTCAGCGGGACCGCGTCGCGGCCCGGGTCCGAGGACGGCGTGGCGCCGGCCGTCGCAGGTGGCGTGGTCGCGGAGGGGT
The window above is part of the Streptomyces sp. NBC_00425 genome. Proteins encoded here:
- a CDS encoding DUF5990 family protein; translated protein: MRIRIDAVDLPGLTRPASADGRTPAYANIHVAVQRRDRPAELLDPQPGDASSATWTLECTASATPAGTEVVGPYVQHRLGRRFVYLSWGTVDEAGVFTMFRRAKLMLDAVPADVLAAAAREGLLVGRLGLTDAQGGPLCARVEPPHIAWTAASAGPGAS
- a CDS encoding helix-turn-helix domain-containing protein; translation: MKAAEEIAEFAALMRALKQRSGLSYEALAKRAHMSTSTLHRYCKGEGVPGDNAAVARFARVCRATPEELGELHRRWVLADAARERARRATADTDRDSADRDSADRDSADRDSADRSAATTPDPGPGPASRPAAPGSAAEASSRPSGPARRTPALLLTARRRWALIAAGTAALVAVTTALTLDLRGAGRGPAENGRRADAVTSSGPRSAAGSPALPSARPSPSQDPSATTPPATAGATPSSDPGRDAVPLTVSTRTYAWEDPQCEGKYLSARPPAEVSPPVMGQDVPGWVKAHGAVAADGQRVALTVQGTGDDTVVIESLHVRVVDSSAPPAWYAYLGSSGCGGGVETRSFATDLDAPHPVIVPRAGQRGVPYKVSRTDPEVLYVTARVRAHDVKWYVELQWSSGGRQGTVRIDDHGKPFRTSGSRGRPLHEYLVGGTEWLRVAENTDADTP